CCTCGTGTCGCTGGGGATCTTCATCGCCCTGCTCGACACGACGATCGTGGACATCGTCCTGCCGAAGATGATGCCCTCGCTGTCCACCGACCTGTACGGCGTGCAATGGGTGGTGATCATCTACTTCGTCGGCGCGGCGGTCGCGATGACCGCCGCCGCCTGGGTGGCGGCGCGGATCGGCGCGCGCGTCGCCTACGTGCTGGGGCTGCTCGTCTTCGTCGGCGCCTCGGCGGTCTGCGGCGCGGCGTGGAGCCTGCCGGTGATGCTCGCCGCCCGCTTCGTCCAGGGCCTGGGCGAGGGGCTGCTGGTGCCGGTCGGCATGGTCATCCTGTTCGAGGTCTTCCCGCCCGAGGAGCACGGCGCGGCGATGGGGCTCTACGGCCTCGCCGGCTCGTTCTCCCCGGCGGCGGGGCCGACGCTCGGCGGGCTGATCACCGAGCACCTCAACTGGCGCTGGGTCTTCTACGTCAACCTGCCGATCGGCCTGCTCGACGTCGCGCTGATCCTGCTCGTCCTCAAGGGGCTCAACCAGCGCTCCAAGCCGCGCTTCGACGGCTTCGGCTTCGGCGCCGTCGCCTTGGCCCTCTCCGCGCTGATCGTGCTGCTCGGCAAGGGACAGGAACTCGGCTGGCTGACCTCCGACCTGATCGTGATGCTGCTCGTCGCGACCGTCGTCTTCGGCGTCGCGGCGGTCCTGCGGCTGCGCTTCGGCAAGGAGCCGCTCTTCCCGCGGCGCGTGCTGCGGGAGCCGCTCTTCCAGGTCGCGATCACCTGCATGATCCTGCTGTCGATCAACGCCTACGGCTTCTTCCTGCTGCTGCCGGTCTTCATGCAGCGGCTGCGCGGCCTGACGACGCTGCAGGCCGGCCTGATCCTGCTCCCGGGCTCGATCCTCACCGCGATCTTCACCCTCGCCTCGGGGGTGCTCTGCGACCGCTTCGACCCGCGCAAGGTCGGCTTCGTCACGTTGCTGCTGACCGGCGTCGCCTCGTGGCTCTTCACGACCGATCCCGACACGCCGATCCGCACGCTGGTCTTCGACTATATGCTCTGGGGCGCCACGGTCGGCGGGACGTTCGTCCCCGCGGCGCTGCTCGCGGTCGCGCCGCTGCGGGACGAGGACATCGGCTTCGGCTCGACGATCCAGAACGTCTCGCGCCTCGTCGCGGGGTCGATCGGCACCGCCGTCAGCACCGCCCTGCTCTCCGCCAAGGCGGACGCCTACACCGTCGCCACCCTGCACTTCCTCGAGCCGGGGCGGCCGAACACGGAGGCGCTCGCGGCCGCCGCGAGCGCGCTCGGCCCGACCTACTACCGCTCCGACCTCGTCGGCGGCGCGGCGTACATCGGCGAGCAGCTCGTGCGCCGGCAGACGACGTCGTGGGCCTTCCACTCCGTCTACCAGGTCCTCGCGCTGTTCATGATCGGAGGGGCGCTGGTCTTCGCCGCCTCGCTGGCGATCAAGCTGCCGCGCGGCATGCAGAAGAAAAAGGCCGCGGTCCACTGAGGGCCGCGGCGCCTTCCTCGCGGATCGCCCGAATCGGTCAGCGCGGCCCGGCGAACGGCGCGGCGCTCGACGCGGCGCGCTGCCGCGCGCGGATCTTGGCGTACGGGACCAGCGTGTTGCCGACGACGTCGGGGTTCGTCCTCGCGTCGCCGAGCGTCGGGTCGATCGTCACCGCGATCTCGAACTCGTCGAGCGCGTCGTCGTAGCGGCCGAGCGCCTGATGGGCGAGCCCCAGCGAATAGTGCGCGACCGCGAGGTAC
This window of the bacterium genome carries:
- a CDS encoding DHA2 family efflux MFS transporter permease subunit gives rise to the protein MSQNAYKWFTGILVSLGIFIALLDTTIVDIVLPKMMPSLSTDLYGVQWVVIIYFVGAAVAMTAAAWVAARIGARVAYVLGLLVFVGASAVCGAAWSLPVMLAARFVQGLGEGLLVPVGMVILFEVFPPEEHGAAMGLYGLAGSFSPAAGPTLGGLITEHLNWRWVFYVNLPIGLLDVALILLVLKGLNQRSKPRFDGFGFGAVALALSALIVLLGKGQELGWLTSDLIVMLLVATVVFGVAAVLRLRFGKEPLFPRRVLREPLFQVAITCMILLSINAYGFFLLLPVFMQRLRGLTTLQAGLILLPGSILTAIFTLASGVLCDRFDPRKVGFVTLLLTGVASWLFTTDPDTPIRTLVFDYMLWGATVGGTFVPAALLAVAPLRDEDIGFGSTIQNVSRLVAGSIGTAVSTALLSAKADAYTVATLHFLEPGRPNTEALAAAASALGPTYYRSDLVGGAAYIGEQLVRRQTTSWAFHSVYQVLALFMIGGALVFAASLAIKLPRGMQKKKAAVH
- a CDS encoding tetratricopeptide repeat protein encodes the protein YLAVAHYSLGLAHQALGRYDDALDEFEIAVTIDPTLGDARTNPDVVGNTLVPYAKIRARQRAASSAAPFAGPR